ACAGCGTCATCGGCGAGATGGAGTCCGGCAAGTCGTGGTTCTGCCTCGCGTCCTGCGCGGCCGAACTCGTCGAAGGCAACCACGTGCTCTACATCCACTTCGAGGAGACCGACCCGACCGACACCGTTGAGCGGCTGCAACTGCTCGGCGTGTCCGCCGCGGTGATGCTGGAGCGGTTCCGCTTCGTCGGACCCGATGAGCCCGTGCGGCCCGACCTGCTCGCCGCCCTCCTCGACCCGGCGCCGACCCTGGCCGTGCTCGACGGCGTCAACGAGGCCATGTCGCTACACGGCCACGAGATCCGCCAGGAGGACGGCGCCGCGGCGTTCCGGCGCCACCTGGTCAAGCCCTGCACGGCCGTGGGTGCCGCCGTCCTCGCCGCCGACCACGTCGTCAAGGACCGGGAGAAGCAAGGCCGCGGGCCCCTCGGCTCAGTGCACAAGGGCAACGCCGTCAACGGATCGCTGATCCTCATCGAGAACGCCGAGCCGTTCGGCCGCGGGCAGCGTGGCCGCTCGCACGTGTTCGTGACCAAGGACCGTCCGGGCCACCTGCGCGGCCATGGGCGGGCGACCAAGACCCCCGGAAAGACCTTCATGGGCGAACTCGTCGTCGACGACACCCGCACCGAGTGGGACGGCCTGAGCTTGCGCATCTGGGCGCCTGCCGACCGCGATGAGGACACAGCGCCAGCCGACCCGCACGCCGATGATGACGAACACGTGCTCGACGTCGTCCGGACGCTCGTCAGTGCTGGTGAGGTGGCGACGCTGCGCGCCGTCCGGGCCAAGTCCAGGTTCGGCAACGAGAAGACCGCCGACTGCCTTACGCGCCTGGTGATCGACGGGCGCCTCGTCGAGGAACCGGGCGAGCGGAAGGCCCGCACGTTCGTCCCCACCGGTTCGGGCTCTCTCTCGGGAGGTGGTTCCTCGTGACCGCGGCACCGGTCCGGTTCGACCGGTCCCCTAAGAGGGGGGACCGGACCGGACCGGTCCCGGATGTGGTTCCGACCGGTTCCAAGACCACTCAAGACCAGTCAGGACCGGTCGTCTCCCAGGACGTGGAGAACGACCTACGGCAGGCCGTCGAGCGCCGCCTTGCCGAGCGTCTCGCGGACGCTCGCCGGCGCCGTGCGCTACGGGAGCGCGCACGGGCCGAGAAGGCCGAGCGCCGGACCGCAGGACTCAAGAGCAGGCACGCGCGCAAGGCCGCGCGAGAGAGGAACCGATCATGACCGAACGCGACCCGTTCGCCGTCCTCGCCGAGCACCTCGGCATCACGCCGGAGGAGGTCGGCGCCATGGGCCGAGACGACCTCGCCCGCATCCGAACGGCCACGCTCGCCGAGCGCGACCAGATCACGGC
The sequence above is a segment of the Actinomadura coerulea genome. Coding sequences within it:
- a CDS encoding DnaB-like helicase N-terminal domain-containing protein, with protein sequence MSGEEWDAYPNDVETEGHVLGAMMLAEHVIPDVYRVLGDQFNERDTVFYRPAHWIIYRTVITMWDVGAQPDAVTVAKALQDAGALGRVGGPVKLHDLIERVPTVANAGKYAEILQDVYRRRRVAVLREALRDASPDRARELTEEWTAAEALLQGTAGGTVPGRSWQPVDLGPILRGQHKRAVPTVGVARSDGLQFLYPGKEHSVIGEMESGKSWFCLASCAAELVEGNHVLYIHFEETDPTDTVERLQLLGVSAAVMLERFRFVGPDEPVRPDLLAALLDPAPTLAVLDGVNEAMSLHGHEIRQEDGAAAFRRHLVKPCTAVGAAVLAADHVVKDREKQGRGPLGSVHKGNAVNGSLILIENAEPFGRGQRGRSHVFVTKDRPGHLRGHGRATKTPGKTFMGELVVDDTRTEWDGLSLRIWAPADRDEDTAPADPHADDDEHVLDVVRTLVSAGEVATLRAVRAKSRFGNEKTADCLTRLVIDGRLVEEPGERKARTFVPTGSGSLSGGGSS